A part of Paenibacillus sp. sptzw28 genomic DNA contains:
- the atpD gene encoding F0F1 ATP synthase subunit beta produces the protein MSKGHVVQVTGPVVDIAFENGQLPDILNAIKIEKKAQDANGRDINLTVEVATHLGDNMVRCVAMSSTDGLVRGTEAVDLGVPISVPVGPATLGRVFNVLGEPIDNNGDVDRSIAHPIHRAAPLFEDLSTQQEILETGIKVIDLMAPYAKGGKIGLFGGAGVGKTVTMQELIHNIAQEHGGISVFAGVGERTREGNDLYHEMSDSGVIAKTAMVFGQMNEPPGARLRVALTGLTMAEYFRDEEGRDVLLFVDNIFRFTQAGSEVSALLGRMPSAVGYQPTLATEMGQLQERITSTKKGSVTSIQAIYVPADDYTDPAPATAFAHLDATTNLERNIAAMGIFPAVDPLASSSRILAPEILGEEHYQVAQGVKKLLQRYKELLDIIAILGMDELSEEDKLIVLRARRIQLFLSQPLHVAEAFNGIPGVYVPVKDTVRSFKEILEGKHDDLPEPAFHNVGSIEEAVEKAKKLAQGL, from the coding sequence ATGAGCAAGGGGCATGTTGTCCAGGTAACAGGACCGGTTGTCGATATTGCTTTTGAGAATGGTCAATTGCCTGACATCCTTAATGCGATAAAGATTGAAAAGAAAGCTCAAGATGCGAATGGACGCGACATTAATTTGACCGTCGAAGTTGCCACTCACCTTGGCGACAACATGGTGCGCTGCGTTGCCATGTCTTCAACGGACGGTCTCGTCAGAGGGACGGAAGCCGTTGACCTCGGCGTTCCGATCTCCGTACCGGTAGGTCCGGCTACACTTGGCCGTGTGTTTAACGTACTCGGCGAACCGATCGATAATAACGGCGATGTGGATCGTTCGATTGCACATCCGATTCACCGTGCGGCTCCACTGTTTGAAGACCTGTCGACACAGCAGGAAATTTTGGAGACGGGAATCAAGGTTATCGACCTGATGGCGCCATACGCCAAAGGCGGTAAAATCGGTCTCTTCGGAGGCGCCGGCGTTGGTAAAACCGTTACCATGCAGGAATTGATTCACAACATTGCGCAGGAACACGGCGGTATTTCGGTTTTCGCCGGCGTTGGCGAACGTACCCGTGAAGGGAACGACCTGTACCACGAGATGAGCGATTCCGGCGTTATTGCCAAAACAGCGATGGTATTCGGCCAAATGAACGAACCGCCTGGCGCGCGTCTTCGCGTTGCGTTGACGGGTCTGACGATGGCTGAATATTTCCGTGACGAAGAAGGCCGGGACGTGCTTCTGTTCGTCGATAATATTTTCCGCTTCACGCAAGCGGGCTCCGAGGTGTCCGCATTGCTCGGCCGTATGCCTTCAGCGGTTGGTTACCAACCTACACTGGCAACTGAAATGGGCCAACTGCAGGAGCGGATTACATCGACCAAAAAGGGTTCCGTAACATCTATTCAGGCGATTTACGTTCCTGCCGATGACTATACCGACCCGGCTCCGGCAACTGCTTTCGCCCACTTGGATGCAACGACTAACCTGGAACGTAACATCGCAGCGATGGGTATATTCCCGGCGGTTGATCCGCTCGCTTCTTCCTCCCGGATTCTCGCGCCTGAAATTCTGGGCGAAGAGCACTACCAGGTTGCGCAAGGCGTTAAAAAGCTGCTTCAACGTTACAAAGAGCTTCTGGATATTATCGCGATCCTCGGTATGGACGAGTTGTCCGAGGAAGATAAATTGATCGTTCTGCGCGCGCGCCGGATCCAGCTTTTCCTGTCGCAGCCGCTGCACGTCGCCGAAGCGTTCAACGGTATCCCGGGCGTTTATGTACCGGTTAAAGACACCGTACGCAGCTTCAAAGAGATTCTTGAAGGTAAGCACGACGATCTTCCAGAACCGGCTTTCCACAACGTCGGATCGATTGAAGAAGCTGTCGAGAAGGCGAAGAAGCTCGCACAAGGGCTCTAA
- a CDS encoding F0F1 ATP synthase subunit epsilon, with protein sequence MSTFLLEIVTPERKVYAEEVNMVIVKGQEGELGILPNHIPLVTPLKIAPVIIKKDRSEEAVAVHGGFIEVRKDKVVILAESAELPGDIDPDRALSAKQRAEQRMSGKRDEYDFRRAELALQRAMNRLEVKERFNG encoded by the coding sequence ATGAGCACCTTTTTATTAGAAATCGTCACGCCTGAGCGCAAAGTGTACGCTGAGGAAGTCAATATGGTGATCGTCAAGGGGCAGGAAGGCGAATTGGGAATATTACCGAATCACATTCCGCTTGTTACGCCGCTAAAGATTGCTCCGGTTATCATAAAGAAAGACCGCTCCGAGGAAGCTGTCGCCGTGCATGGCGGCTTTATCGAAGTCCGCAAGGACAAAGTCGTAATCTTGGCCGAAAGCGCCGAATTGCCGGGTGACATTGATCCCGATCGGGCACTATCGGCAAAGCAGCGGGCTGAGCAGCGTATGAGCGGAAAACGCGATGAGTATGATTTCCGCCGTGCTGAACTTGCTTTGCAGCGCGCAATGAATCGCTTGGAAGTTAAAGAACGATTCAACGGATAG
- a CDS encoding spore coat protein: MNTLGAHEVLELHEVLSDAIHGLNTMKLYRPYARDQQLQAMMDRHINALTMEYNNMVQIANQQGAAQAIPARRTNVGVTMNRSFQPEYGLRNPQTQAPAMSSEEIDDVDVTICVVNCHKQTASLKMKAALEMANPTLRGMMQAAANSSADMAYEGFQYANHKGYYQVPTLKDTTTNTFMNSYGTAPMTQMNQPGMQ, translated from the coding sequence ATGAATACACTTGGAGCACATGAGGTATTAGAGCTGCACGAAGTTTTAAGCGATGCAATTCATGGATTGAACACAATGAAGCTTTATCGTCCTTATGCCAGAGACCAACAATTACAGGCGATGATGGACAGGCACATCAATGCATTGACGATGGAATATAACAACATGGTCCAGATTGCCAATCAACAGGGCGCTGCTCAGGCTATACCCGCTCGGCGAACGAATGTGGGTGTTACTATGAACAGGTCGTTCCAACCTGAGTACGGATTGCGTAATCCGCAAACTCAAGCACCGGCAATGAGCAGTGAAGAAATCGACGATGTTGATGTCACCATTTGTGTAGTGAACTGCCATAAGCAGACGGCTTCTTTAAAGATGAAGGCCGCACTTGAAATGGCTAATCCAACCCTTCGCGGTATGATGCAAGCAGCAGCTAACTCTTCTGCCGATATGGCTTACGAAGGATTCCAATACGCTAACCATAAAGGATATTATCAGGTACCGACACTTAAAGATACGACGACAAACACCTTTATGAATTCATATGGAACTGCGCCAATGACACAAATGAATCAACCTGGTATGCAGTAA